One genomic window of Nicotiana sylvestris chromosome 10, ASM39365v2, whole genome shotgun sequence includes the following:
- the LOC138879342 gene encoding uncharacterized protein: MSCERPAKRPHLRDFAESSQEQWNWLAKEKDYRTEIGELKQQVESLKFNNSMQVAADRGEKNKLAQENEELGAQIQKLRMALDEQPRSRSDEQLIKGLRNEVREWRDGLEESENVMGELKVQWGTRADKHRRYLNQLKRNHEKIVANMKRKMATLEVKAVKQAEDFQIENRHCYDLLAQMEVEVRQLKNQHMQDSQALKTCSS, from the exons ATGTCCTGCGagagaccagctaaaagacctcatctcagaGATTTCGCCGAGTCATCCCaggagcaatggaactggttagcaaaggagaaAGATTATCGGACAGAGATCGGTGAGTTGAAACAACAGGTtgaaagtctgaaattcaataacagtatgCAGGTCGCTGCAGATCGAGGCGAAAAGaataaattggcccaagaaaatgaagaacttggggctcaaatccagaaattgagaaTGGCTCTTGATgaacaaccaaggagtcgatcagacgagcagttgataaaagggctgagaaatgaagtcagggaatggcgagatggtttagaagagtctGAAAACGTCATGGGAGAGCTCAAAGTACAATggggtacaagagcagataagcatcgccgatacttgaatcaattgaaacgcAACcacgagaaaattgttgccaacatgaagagaaagatggctacacttgaggttaaagcagttaagcaggccgaggatttccaaatcGAAAACAgacactgttacgacttgttggcccaaatggaagtagaagtgcgacaactgaagaatcagcatatgcaggattctcaggcgttaaaaacatgca gttcctag